The sequence TCCGACTCGGGGGTTCCCCAGTCGGTGCTGTGTTCCTGACGGCGCGCTTCCTGTGTGGATATCTGCCCGTCCGACAGCGACGTTTCGGACAGAAACTCGAATGCCATGATACACGGTAGTTCGGATCACGATCACTTATACGTCGTGGATCCGGGAGAGAGTCGATTCGAGCGGATCGGTTCTCTGTCTGGACGTTAGAGGAACGCGGTCACCTGTTCGATGGGCTGTGGGACGGCCGTAGCGACGACGAGCGTCAAGACGAGTCCGACGATCGACATCACGAACCCGACGAACGAGAACGTTCGCAGCGTCTCCTGGTGCTCGAGCCCACCTACTTCGTTGATGATCCAGAAGGGGCTGCTGTTGTGCCAGGCGAAGAACATCGAGCCGGTACCGATGGTCAACAAGAGGTAGACCGAGTGGACGTCGAGCTGGCCGGCGAACGGTGCCATGATCGTCGCGCTGGTGATCATCGCGACCGTCAGCGACCCGGTCGAGACGATCAGGACTGCCGCGATGAGCCAGGCAGTGACGAGCGGCCCGACGCCGAGTCCTTCCATCACGTTGACGAAGAAGTCGCCGACCCCAGCGGCACCGAGCATGGCACCGAAGGCGCCACCGGCGGCGGTGATCGCGATGATGTTCCCACCGTCTTTGACGGCGAGTGTGAGTTCGTCACCGAAGTCGGTCTCGACGTCACGGAATCGAAAGAACGTCCAGATTGCGGCGATCGCCGCGATGCTCAGCGCGATGTTGACGTCGCCGACGAACTCCGTGACGGCGACGAGGTCTGCCTGCTCGGGGAAGAACGTGGTCACGATCGTGTTCGCGGCGATCAACACGACGGCGAGAACGATCGGCAGCAGCGACTCGACGATCCCCGGAAGTTCGTCGATCGGTTTCTGGGTCGTCTCCTTGAGGTCTTCGGCAGTCGTTCCCAGTGCTTCGCGCAACGGGACGGTCATCCTGCTGTCGATCCAGCGGCCGTAGACGATCCCGCCGACGATCGACGTCGGAACCCCGATCAGAAGCCCCATCCCGATCACGATGCCGAGATCCACTGCGAGTTCGTCCGCGACTGCGAGCGGACCTGGCGTGGGGGGAACGAGCGCGTGAGCGGCGAACGCGCCACCGATGATCGCAGCAGTGTACAGCGCCATCTTCTCGCCAGTCCGCGCACGCATCGAGCGGGCGATGGGTGCGAGCAGGTAGAAGACGGTGTCGAAGAAGACGGGAATCGAGAGGACGTAACTGCTCCCGAGCAGTGTTACGTCTTCACGCCCCTCGCCTACGGACGAGTGGAACCCGCGAACGATCCTGTCTGCGGCACCGCTCTCGATCAGACACTTGCCGATTATCGCAGCCATCAGGATCGGAATCCCGACGCCGGCCATGATATCGCCGAACGTTTCGGCCACTTCGGGACCGACCGCCGATATCGCGACTGTCGGCGAGACGATCCCGACACCGAACGCCGCGAGGATCAATGCGACGAACGCCGGCAACTCGAATCGCATCATCAACAGGACGATCAACAGGATCCCGAGTATCAGGATCACTACCGGGTTCAACACCGTTTCGACGAGTAACGGCGCTGGAACCACATTCGTGGCTGTCTGTAGCATACGTCTGTTTCGTGTGACGACTCCCTCTTAACCATACCGGATTATTGAATTTCCTAGTTTCACGTATCTTATCTCGAGTTAGATGGTTGACGGTCCAATCTCGCTGCATCGGGCAGTTGGTGGGCTGTCTTCCTTTCGGAACTGGTGACGAGCGACGATCGGGCGAGCGGGCTGTGGACCGAGCGCACGTCCGACGACCTCGCGTCGTCGAGGCGACAGCCGACCGTTCGTGGACCGCTGTGTCCAATTGGCAAAGATTTATGCCCTCCATCGCGACACATTCGTACGAGCAATGGTTAACAGACAGCGGTCTACCCCTGCAGAGCCGACGGACGTCTCCGTCGACCGGCTCTCGCAGGACGAACTGGACGTCGACACCTATCGGGTCGTCGAGCCGGACGGATCGTACGATCCCGAGGCGACGCCCGATCTCGACGACGAATCGTTCCGAGACCTCTATCGCTGGATGGTGCTCCAGCGAACCTTCGACGATCGAGCGACGAAGCTCCAGCGTCGGGGTCGGCTCGGTACCTACCCGTCCGGCCGTGGACAGGAAGCCAGCATCGTCGGTGCGGGGTTCGCCCTCGCTGACCAGGACTGGATCTTCCCGTACGGTCGCGAGACGGCCGCGCTGCTCATGCACGGGCTCTCGATGCGCGATCTCCTGCTCTACTGGCGCGGCGTCGAGGACGCCTCCCGGATGGAGGGGGCGAACATTTTCGGCCTCGCGATCTCGATCGGCTCACACATTCCCGTGGTTGCAGGCAAGGCCTGGGGGATGAAACTCGCCGACGAGGGCAGCGTCGCGTTCGCCAACCTCGGCGACGGGGCGACCTCGACCGGCGCGTTCCACGAGGGCATCAACTTCGCGGGCGTCCTCGGCGCGCCAGCGGTTCTGTTCTGTCAGAACAACCAGTACGCGATCACGCTCCCGTTCGACGGCCAGACCAACGCCGACACCGTCGCCCAGAAGGCGCTGGCCTACGGCATCGACGGCATCCGCGTCGACGGCAACGACGTGCTCGCCGTCTACAACGCCGTTGCAGAGGCCCGGAAACGCGCCCTCGAGGGCAACCCCGTCCTCGTCGAGGCGGTCACCTACCGGCGCGGTGCCCACACGACCAGCGACGATCCGACGCGATACCGCAGCGAGGACGAAGTCGAGGAGTGGAAAGAGCGCGATCCGCTCGAGCGGTACCAGACGTTCCTCGAGGAGACCGGCCGCTGGGACGCAATCGACGAGGAAGCGATTCGCGAGGAGGTCGACGAGGAGTTCTCCGCGGCCGTCGACGCCGCCGACGAGTTCGCAGAGCGCGGCGTCGAGGAGATGTTCGCCTACCTCTACGAGGAGATGCCGCCCGAGCTAGAACGCCAGCAGGCGGCCTTCGAGCAGGTGCTCGAGGAGCGACCGGAGATGTACGAGTACATCGAACAGCGGCCGAAGGGGTAAGCCATGAACGCGACAATCATCCAGGCGGTCAACGACGCGCTACACGAGGAGATGGGCAACGACGAGCGAACGCTCGTCTTCGGGCAGGACGTCGCCGAGTCCGGCGGCGTCTTCCGCGCGACCGAGGGACTGCAAGACGAATTCGGCGAGGAGCGCGTCCTCGACACCCCGCTGTCGGAGATCGCGATCGTCGGCAGCGCGATCGGCCTCGCGACCCACGGGTACCGACCGATCGCCGAGATCCAGTTTTCGGGCTTCCTGCCGCCGGCGTTCGACCAGCTCGTCACCAACGCCAGCCGCATCCGCTGGCGCACCCGCGGCGAACTCACCGCACCGATGGTCGTCCGCACCCCCTACGGGGCCGGCGTCCGGGCGCTCGAGCACCACTCGGAGAGCCTCGAGGCGGTCTACGGCCACGTGCCGGGACTGAAGGTGGCGATTCCGTCGACGCCCCACGACGCCAAGGGGATGCTCATTAGTGCCATCCGCGATCCGGACCCGGTGCTATTCATGGAGCCCAAACACGTCTACCGCTCGCTGCGCGAGGAGATTCCCGAAGGGACCTACACCGAGCCGCTCGGGAAAGCCGCAGTTCGCCAGGAGGGCGACGATCTGACAGTGATCTCCTGGGGCGCGATGATGCACAACACCCTCGAGGCCGTCGAGAACCTCGGGGTGGACGCCGACGTGATCGACCTGCGATCCATCTCGCCGCTGGACCGCGAGACGATCCTCGAGTCGGTGAAGAACACGGGCCGCTGTGTGATCGTCCACGAGGCGGCCAAAACCGGCGGATTCGGTGCCGAACTGATGGCCACGATCAACGACGAGGCGCTGATGTACCTCAAGGCACCGATCAACCGGGTCACCGGCTTCGACGTGCCGGTGCCACTGCTCTCGATGGAAGATTACTATATCCCGCATCCGCCGCGGATCGAAACCGCAATCGAAGAAACGCTCGAGTACTGAGCGATCCGGCTCTCCGTTCTCGCTGCTGAGCGGCCCGACGCTCTATTCACCGTGCTGAGTGGTCCGATATTCTATTCTGCAACGCGTTCCCGACGAGCGTCAGCGTCCACACTGCTCTCGAGATCCGAACGAAACCGACCGGAGCTGAAACCACAATGCCGGGGTGGATGCGTGCCTCCCGCGACCGGTGGGCGGTCGGTGCCTCGAGTCGACCGCCGTTCGATCGCAGTGTGGTTCGGCTGGTGTGCCGGAGGATGCTCCGAATTGGCGCGTTCTTCGAGTCACCGATTCAGCGTGTGGATCGCCTGTCCCTGGGCGTGTTCGGCGGCCTCCATGATCGCCTCCGACAGCGTCGGATGGGTGTGGACCGTCGTCGCCATGTCCTCGAGTTTCGCACCCATCTCGATTGCCAGTGCGACTTCGCCGATGAGTTCGGAGGCTTCGGGGGCGACGATCTGGCCGCCGAGGACGAACTCGGTGTCGGCGTCGGCGACGATCCGGACGAAGCCATCCTGTTCGGCCATCGTCTGGGCACGGCCGCTGGCCCGCAGCGGCATCGTGCCGACGACGGGGTCGAAGCCTTCCGCTTCGGCCTCGGCTTCGGTGAGGCCGACGGTGGCGACTTCGGGGTCGGTGAAGACGGCTGCCGGAACGACCTGGTGGTCGAGGGCGACCGGTTCACCCGCCGCAACGCCCGCGGCGACCAGTCCTTCGGCGCTGGCCCTGTGGGCGAGCATCGGTTCGCCAGCGACGTCGCCGACGGCCAGGACGTGCTCGAGGTCCGTTCGCGTGTAGTCGTCGGTCTCGAGGAAGCCACGATCGTCGGTCTCGAGGCCGATCTCTTCCAGCTCGAGGGCGTCGGTGACGGGTTCGCGCCCGACGGCGACCAGCACGCGGTCGGCCTCGCGAACGGTCTCCTCGCCGTCCTCGGTCTCGGTGGTGACGGCGACGCCGTTACCCTCTTCGTCCCACGACGAAACGCGCTCGCCGAAGGCGAAGTCGATGCCGAGGTCCTCGGCGCGCTCGCGGACGGCCCGTGCGACGTCGTCCTCGTAGGCCGGCAGGGCGTCGGCAAGCATCTCGACGACGGTCACGTCGGCGCCGGCTTTGGCGAACGTGGTCGAGAGTTCCATCCCGATGTAGCCAGCGCCGACGACGAGGAGTCGGTCCGGGACCTCCTCAGCCGCCAGCGCGTCTCGAGAGGACCAGATGGGGTCGTCGTCAAACGAAAAGCCGGGGACTTCGATGGGGCGGCTGCCGGTGGCGACGATGGCGTGTTCGAACTGGATCGACTCCGAGCCCTGCCCCTCGCCAGCGTGAGCGACGCGGACGGCGTCTTCGTCGATGAAGGTCGCCGTTCCTTCGATGAGGTTCACGCCGTTTGCCTTGCAGAGCTGTTCGACGCCGCCGGTAAGCTGATCGACGACCTCGTCTTTCCACTCGACCAGCGAACTCATGTTCACCGAGGCCTCCGCTTCGACGCCCATCGGCTCGCCGTTGTTTGCCTCGTGGGCCAGATCGGTAGCGGTAATGAAGGCCTTCGAGGGGATACAGCCGTAGTTGAGGCAGGTGCCCCCGACGGCGTCGCGCTCGACGAGCGTCGTGTCGAGTCCGTGTTGTGCGGCGCGGATGGCGGCCACGTAGCCGCCGGGTCCGCCGCCGATGACCAGTACATCTGTCGCGGTTCGCACGTCTCCCATGACCATTATTCCAGTAGCAGCAGTTCAGGATTGTTCAGGTATCGCGTGACCTCGTTCGTAAACCGGGCGGCGTCGGCACCGTCGACGATCCGGTGGTCGACCGACATCGAAATCGGCATCGTCGGCCGAACGACCAGTTCGCCGTCGTCGACCCACGGGCGTTCGTCGAGCGAGCCGAGCGCCAGGATGCCCGCCTCGGGATAGTTGATGATCGGCGAGGCGTACTCGCCGCCGATAGCCCCGACGTTGGTGATGGTGAAGGTTCCGCCCTGCATCTCCTCGAGCCCGATCGTCCGGTCGCGGGCTCGAGCGGCCTTGTCGTTGATCTCCCGGGCTAACTCGAGGAGGCTCTTCTGATCGGCGTCGTCGATAACGGGGACCATCAGGCCGGCGTCGCTGGCGACGGCGATGCCGATGTTGTACTCGTCTTTGAGGTGGATCTCTTCGGCCTCCTCGTCGAGTTCGGCGTTGATCTGCGGCACCGATTTCAGGGCGGCGACGACTGCCTTGACGACGAACGGCATGTAGGTGAGTTTGACACCCAGTTCTTCGGCAGTCTCTTTCAGCCGCCCGCGGGCGTCGACGAGGTCCGAGACCTCGACTTCGTCGTGGTGGCTGACGTGCGGGGCCGTGAACTTCGAGGTTGCCATCTGCTCGCCGATCGAGCGGCGAACACCGCGGTAGGGGACGGTTTCGCCGGGCTGGAGGCCGTCCTGGGCGGCGGCCGCTGCGGCCGACGCCGACCCCGTCGCCGGGCTCGACTCGGAGTCCGCCGCCGAGCCGGCACTCGCCACGGTCGTCTCGCCGGCGGCGAACGCGCGAACGTCCTCGGGTGTCACGAACGGCTCGCCGTCACGTTCCTCGCTGGCCGGGACGTCGTCGATGTTGACGCCCTCTTCGCGCGCGAGTTGGCGGGTCGCCGGCATCGCGAGGGTTCGCTCCCGATCGGCCGCGTCGGCACTCGAGGCGACCGGCTCGGGGGAACTCGCGCTCGGACTGGTCGCTGTGGCCTGGGCCGCGTCTGTATCCGCGTCGTCGGCGGCCGGCGGTGTCGCCTCGACCCAGCCGTCAGGCTCCGTGGACTCGATGTCGCCAGTGGCCTCGAGCACGGCCCGCTCGTCGATTCGGGTGCCGGGATTCGAGGACTGAAGTTCGGCCAGATCGACCCCGTTCTCGCGTGCCAGGCGTCGGACGCTCGGCGAGGCGAAGACGCGTCCGTCCGGGAGTTCGGGCTGGGCGGTTGGCTCGGGCGCACCGGCTGCCGACTCGCTCGAGTCGGTCGATGCAGTCGCTGCATCGCCGGTATCGGTCTCGCTCGAGATGTCGGACGTTGCATCCACGTCCGCGTCGTCGACTTCGAAGACGACGATGACGTCGTCGACGGGGACGATCTCGCCTTCCTCGGCGCGTAACTCGGCGACCGTGCCGTCGTAGGGCGACGGAATTTCGACGAGGGCCTTGTCCGTCTCGACTTCTGCGATCGGCTGGTCTTCCTCGACCTGGTCGCCGGGTTCGACGAACCAGGTGACGAGCTCCCCTTCGGCGACGCCCTCTCCGACGTCGGGGAGCTCAAACTCCTTTCTAACCATGTATCACCACCTCTCGCTTACAGACCTATGATTTCTTCGGTACCTAACTGATCGAGTCCGAGGCTGGGTGGCACGCCGAGAGTTCCCGTGTGACCGCACGGTTTGCCCGGACGTCGTACTCGCGTGCGAGCCACAGTGCGAAAATTCGAACAGGTCGATTCACGGTCGTTCAGAAGGACTTGCGGGCCCCACTGGTAGAACGACCGTTCGGCAGAGGGAAAAACGCCCTCCAAAACATCAGATGTCTGGAAGTTTTGGCGGAGGGATCGAACGATGACCGGCGAAGTCCACGACCACCGTGGGGTGGCTCGATTCGCCCGAGTTGTTTACACACGTACCTCTGTAATGGCCTTGTGAGATAGTGTGGCGCATTCGACCGGTACATTCGGCTGAGAAGTCCAGGTTGGTCTGCAAGGTAGAACGAGCGTTTTGCATGGTCGAATACCCGGTCGAAAGCGACGACCGGCAACCCCCGACCGGAGTATCGTCGTCCATAGTAAATCTCGTTCAGGAAAACACGATTCGAAGTTCGATCACGTTGGCGATCTCCTTTACAGCCTGCATGAGTTCGTCCCGTCGCTCTTCGTTCGTAAATCTGTTTACCGGTCCGGAAACGCTCACCGCGCCGACGGGTTCCTCGTCCGCGATGATGGGCGCTGCGATACAGCACAGGCCGTTGATCGTTTCCTCCTGATCGAACGAAAGTCCGCGCTCGCGGATCTCCTCGAGTTCGTCGAAGAGCACCTCTTCGTCGGTGATCGTGTTTTCGGTCATCTCCGGGAGACCGTGCTGATCGATGATCGCTTCGACGTCTTCGCGCGGGCGGTGTGCGAGGATCGCCTTCCCCGTCCCGGTCGCGTGCATATAGTTGGTCTCGCCACTCGACATGAACACGTCGGCGGAGTTACGCGGGTTGGTCGCGTAGAGACACGTTCCGAGGCCGTTTTCCTCGATGACCAGATTGGTCGGTTCACCCGTTTCGCTTGCGAGCTCGTCGACGTGCTGTTTGGCCTGCTGGTAGAGGTCGAACCGTTCCTGCACCGACGATCCAAGCCTGAGAACCTTGCAACTGAGTTCGTATTTCCCGTCGGTTTTGGTGACGTATCCTGCGCTGGTAAGCGTGCTGAGATGGGCGTATACGGTACTCTTGGAGATCGGCACCTCGCGAGCGATCTCGGAGACGCCCGCGGGTTCGCGGTCACCGATGAGTTCGAGAATTTCCAGTGACCGCTCGACCGAGTCGATCGTGTTCTTGTGCTCCGCCATACCATGGTGGTCGGTCTACTCCACCTTACGTCTTTTCGATCCTGCCGAACGAGGGACCCGAGAGGAAAACCGACGGCTTCCGTGAATCCGAACGACCTGTGGTCCGGGTGACCCCCACGTTCCCGAATTCCCCGCGACGTCGTCGGGGAGCCACCGGGGCGAAAGCCTTAATCGACCCCGCTGGAAACGAAGTGCCATGACGTCCGCTGCAGTCGAGACATTCGAGCGCTCCCTCGAGAACCTTCCCGTGACGTTCGAGCGGGTCGATTCCGGGGAGTTCCGGTCGGCAGTGGAATCGCGTATCGATCCGCCTGCCGTCGGCGTGTCGCTTCCCTTCGACGGCGTCTCCCTCGAGGACACGTCGGTCAATCTGAATCCGACGTCAGAAGACGTCCTCGAGGCGCGGACTGGCGTCACGCCCGGCGGACCTTCGATCGCGGAGTTCGGGACCGTCGTGGTCGCGTCCGCGTTCGACGGTGCAAGCTACGCCAGTCTCTTTCCGGAGACGCACGTGGTCGTCGTCGCGGCGAGCGAGATCGTCGAAACTATCGACGACGCACTCGAGACCCTCGCCGGTGAGATCGACGGCGGTCTGACGAGCGCGATCTTGACCACGGGGCCGAGCGCGACGGCGGACATGGGTGCGCCGGTGTACGGCGCCCACGGACCGGAATCGCTTCACGTCATCATCCTCGGTGATCGCTAACATGTCAACAGACCAGTCTGCAGCGGGGCGCGACGAGAAGGCTGCACGGATCAGGCGACTCCTCGAGACCAGCGGCTCGACCGTCGGTGAGACGGTTCGCCCGTTCAACGAGGGGCGGTACCGGCGGTACGAGGAGATGGAGGAAACCGAGGCCTACCGCGAGGCAGCCCGGGAGATCAAAGCCGACGCGATCGAACGCCTGCCCGACCTGCTCGAGCAGGTCGAAGACGTCGTTACCGAGAACGGTGGGACGGTCTACGTTGCCGACGACGCGGCGGACGCACGCCGATACGTGAGGGAAGTCGTCGAGGCGGCAGATGCGGAATCGGTCGTCAAAGGCAAGTCCATGACGACCGAGGAGATCGACCTCAACGACGACCTCGAGACGGCGGGAATCGACGTCTGGGAGACCGACCTTGCCGAGTTCGTCCTCCAGATCGCCGACGACGAGCCGAGTCACATCGCCTCGCCTGCGGTCCACAAGTCCCGCGAAGAGATCGCGGCGCTGTTCAACGAGCACTTCGACCTCGAGGAGCCACTGACGACGGCCGAGGAACTCACCGCGTTCGCCCGCGAACAACTCACCGATCACGTTCTGGAGGCCGACGTCGGGATCACCGGCGCGAACTTCGTCACGGCGGACACGGGCACGCTCGCGCTCGTGACGAACGAGGGCAACGCCCGAAAGTCTCTGACCGTTCCGGATACCCACGTCGCGGTCGCCGGCGTCGAGAAGATCGTACCGTCGATCGCTGACCTGTCGCCGTTTTTCAGCCTCATCGGCCCCGCGGGGGCTGGTCAGGACATCACGGCCTACCTCTCACTGCTGACGCCGCCACTCGACGAACCGGTCGTTCGCTTCGACGAGCCTGACGACGAAGCGTTCGACGACTCGAGCGACGACCGGTCGTTCCACCTCGTGCTCGTCGACAACGGCCGGTTCGCGATGCGCGACGACGACGAACTCCGCGAGACGCTGTATTGCATCCGGTGTGGTGCCTGTGCCAACTCGTGTGCGAACTTCCAGCAGGTCGGTGGGCACGCCTTCGGCGGCGAGACCTACTCCGGCGGTATCGCCACCGGCTGGGAGGCCGGCGTTCACGGCGCAGATAGCGTCGCGGAGTTCAACGACCTCTGTACCGGCTGCTCGCGCTGTGTCGAGGCCTGCCCGGTCAACATCGACATTCCGTGGATCAACACCGTCGTGCGGGACCGCCTGAACCAGGGCGCAGATCCGGACGCGTTCGATCACCTCGTTTCCGGGCTGACGCCCGACGACGAACCGACCGGTCTCGATCGGGGCAAACGACTGTTCGGGAACTTCGAGACACTCGCCACCTTCGGGAGCCTGACGGCACCGGTCTCGAACCACGTGGCGAACTTCGGCCCCGCTCGAGCGGCCCTCGAACGGGTCGCTGGCGTCGACCGGCGGCGCGAACTGCCTCGGTTCCGGCGGGAGACACTCGTCGACTGGTTCCAGTCGCGAGAACCCACCCGGATCGACGAGCCCGTTCGCGAGGCCGTCCTCTACCCGGACGTCTACACGAACCACGTGCAGGTCGAACGTGGGAAGGCCGCAGTCCGGGCCCTCGAGGCCCTCGGCGTCAGAGTGCGCGTTCCCGACGTTTCCTCGAGCGGCCGGGCACCGCTCTCCCAGGGGATGATCGACACCGCGACAGCACACGCGAGTGCCGTCTCCGCAGACCTCGAGGGGCACCTCGAGCAGGGCCGTGACGTGGTCGTGATCGAACCGAGCGACCTGGCGATGTTCCGCGGCGAGTACGAGCGGTTCCTCGACGCGGACGCCTACGAGCGCATCGCCGAACACAGCTACGAACTCTTCGAGTACGTGTTCGGCCTCCTCGAGGGCGACGGTCCGGGGATCGAAGCGCTCGCCGGACCGAGCGAAGCGTGTGCGATCGGCGCGCCGGCGAGCCCGGACCTCGCGTACCACAGCCACTGCCAGCAGCGAACGCTCGGTCTCGAGGCCTACACGACGGCCGTCCTCGAGCGGCTTGGGTACGACGTGGTCACCTCGGACGTCGAGTGCTGCGGTATGGCCGGCAGTTTCGGCTACAAGTCCGAGTACTACGAACTCAGCATGGCGGTTGGAGAGACCCTGAAAGACCAGTTCACGGCCGACGAGACCGCAACCCGGACCGTCGTCGCCAGCGGCACCTCCTGTCTCGAGCAACTCGACTCGCTGCTCGAGCGCTCGAGCGTCCATCCGATCCAGGTGATCGACCCCGGTTTGCGGTCGGAATTGGACTGAATCGGTTCTGATCGACGAGAGCGGTTTGGATCAGGAACCGACCGTCGTGATCGTGACCGGCCCATCGAACTCGAGCATGATCTGTTGGGCGACGTCGCCGAAGACGGCTTTCCCGACCGGCGATCGGCGGCGGCCAGTCAGGAAGACCTGCCCGCAGTCGCTCTCCGCAGCGGTCTCGAGAACGCTCTCTGGGAGCGTCCCGACGACGCCGAGGGCACTCGTTTCGACAGCGTCGTCGAACGCTTGGGACGCCACTGCGGCGGCCGTCTCGCGAGCACGTTCCTCGAGGTCGTCGACGTCCTCGAGATCGTTACCGGAACGAACGTCCTGCTGTAGGCTACTCTGATACCGTGCTTCGTCGACGAAGCGGCTGACGACGGCCGTCGTATCCGTCCCCAGACAGTGGCGGTTCGCTGCAGCGAGCAACTCTTCGTCGGGCGACTCGTCGAGCAGAACCACCAGTATTGCGTCCATGGCCGGTCGATACGGGTGAGGCGATGAAAAAGGTACCTCCCGAGGCTGGTTGGCGGGGATCACGGCTGCAACACTCTCGGTCGGTCAGGCTACGATTGGCCACCCGACCCGAAAGCGCCCGGTTCGCAGAGCGGGGCGAAAACGTCCACAACAATTATCATGGTAAGGTCCAAACCTCTACTCGACGCCATGGGTACGAACACGACTAGCCGTCGAACCGTCCTTCGCCGAGCAGCGCTCGGCACAGGTGGGGTTGCGATCGCTGCACTCGCAGGTTGTACAGACGACGACGGTGGACTCGACTTCACACTCGCTAGCTCTTACGAGAGCGGTCACATCAACGTCGAGGCCGCAGAAGCGTTTAGCGAACGGATCGAAGAAGAAACCGACGGTGAGATTACGATCGAGGTGTCCCCCGGTGGCGCCTACGGTGCCGAAGACGAGATCACCGAACAGGTCGCCGACGACCTCGTGGAGATGCACTCCGGGGCTGGGCTCCCGATCCACATGTACGCGCCGGAGTACTACATCATCGACCAGCCCTTCGTCATGGACGACGTGGATCACCTCTTCGACGTCCTCGAGAGCGACCTCTTCCAGCCGTCACACGACATGATCATCGAGAACGGGAACCAGCGCCAGCTCGGCCAGCGATTTTACCGTGGTCAGC is a genomic window of Natrarchaeobaculum aegyptiacum containing:
- a CDS encoding GntP family permease, producing the protein MLQTATNVVPAPLLVETVLNPVVILILGILLIVLLMMRFELPAFVALILAAFGVGIVSPTVAISAVGPEVAETFGDIMAGVGIPILMAAIIGKCLIESGAADRIVRGFHSSVGEGREDVTLLGSSYVLSIPVFFDTVFYLLAPIARSMRARTGEKMALYTAAIIGGAFAAHALVPPTPGPLAVADELAVDLGIVIGMGLLIGVPTSIVGGIVYGRWIDSRMTVPLREALGTTAEDLKETTQKPIDELPGIVESLLPIVLAVVLIAANTIVTTFFPEQADLVAVTEFVGDVNIALSIAAIAAIWTFFRFRDVETDFGDELTLAVKDGGNIIAITAAGGAFGAMLGAAGVGDFFVNVMEGLGVGPLVTAWLIAAVLIVSTGSLTVAMITSATIMAPFAGQLDVHSVYLLLTIGTGSMFFAWHNSSPFWIINEVGGLEHQETLRTFSFVGFVMSIVGLVLTLVVATAVPQPIEQVTAFL
- the pdhA gene encoding pyruvate dehydrogenase (acetyl-transferring) E1 component subunit alpha; translated protein: MVNRQRSTPAEPTDVSVDRLSQDELDVDTYRVVEPDGSYDPEATPDLDDESFRDLYRWMVLQRTFDDRATKLQRRGRLGTYPSGRGQEASIVGAGFALADQDWIFPYGRETAALLMHGLSMRDLLLYWRGVEDASRMEGANIFGLAISIGSHIPVVAGKAWGMKLADEGSVAFANLGDGATSTGAFHEGINFAGVLGAPAVLFCQNNQYAITLPFDGQTNADTVAQKALAYGIDGIRVDGNDVLAVYNAVAEARKRALEGNPVLVEAVTYRRGAHTTSDDPTRYRSEDEVEEWKERDPLERYQTFLEETGRWDAIDEEAIREEVDEEFSAAVDAADEFAERGVEEMFAYLYEEMPPELERQQAAFEQVLEERPEMYEYIEQRPKG
- a CDS encoding alpha-ketoacid dehydrogenase subunit beta, whose translation is MNATIIQAVNDALHEEMGNDERTLVFGQDVAESGGVFRATEGLQDEFGEERVLDTPLSEIAIVGSAIGLATHGYRPIAEIQFSGFLPPAFDQLVTNASRIRWRTRGELTAPMVVRTPYGAGVRALEHHSESLEAVYGHVPGLKVAIPSTPHDAKGMLISAIRDPDPVLFMEPKHVYRSLREEIPEGTYTEPLGKAAVRQEGDDLTVISWGAMMHNTLEAVENLGVDADVIDLRSISPLDRETILESVKNTGRCVIVHEAAKTGGFGAELMATINDEALMYLKAPINRVTGFDVPVPLLSMEDYYIPHPPRIETAIEETLEY
- the lpdA gene encoding dihydrolipoyl dehydrogenase, giving the protein MVMGDVRTATDVLVIGGGPGGYVAAIRAAQHGLDTTLVERDAVGGTCLNYGCIPSKAFITATDLAHEANNGEPMGVEAEASVNMSSLVEWKDEVVDQLTGGVEQLCKANGVNLIEGTATFIDEDAVRVAHAGEGQGSESIQFEHAIVATGSRPIEVPGFSFDDDPIWSSRDALAAEEVPDRLLVVGAGYIGMELSTTFAKAGADVTVVEMLADALPAYEDDVARAVRERAEDLGIDFAFGERVSSWDEEGNGVAVTTETEDGEETVREADRVLVAVGREPVTDALELEEIGLETDDRGFLETDDYTRTDLEHVLAVGDVAGEPMLAHRASAEGLVAAGVAAGEPVALDHQVVPAAVFTDPEVATVGLTEAEAEAEGFDPVVGTMPLRASGRAQTMAEQDGFVRIVADADTEFVLGGQIVAPEASELIGEVALAIEMGAKLEDMATTVHTHPTLSEAIMEAAEHAQGQAIHTLNR
- a CDS encoding 2-oxo acid dehydrogenase subunit E2; the protein is MVRKEFELPDVGEGVAEGELVTWFVEPGDQVEEDQPIAEVETDKALVEIPSPYDGTVAELRAEEGEIVPVDDVIVVFEVDDADVDATSDISSETDTGDAATASTDSSESAAGAPEPTAQPELPDGRVFASPSVRRLARENGVDLAELQSSNPGTRIDERAVLEATGDIESTEPDGWVEATPPAADDADTDAAQATATSPSASSPEPVASSADAADRERTLAMPATRQLAREEGVNIDDVPASEERDGEPFVTPEDVRAFAAGETTVASAGSAADSESSPATGSASAAAAAAQDGLQPGETVPYRGVRRSIGEQMATSKFTAPHVSHHDEVEVSDLVDARGRLKETAEELGVKLTYMPFVVKAVVAALKSVPQINAELDEEAEEIHLKDEYNIGIAVASDAGLMVPVIDDADQKSLLELAREINDKAARARDRTIGLEEMQGGTFTITNVGAIGGEYASPIINYPEAGILALGSLDERPWVDDGELVVRPTMPISMSVDHRIVDGADAARFTNEVTRYLNNPELLLLE
- a CDS encoding IclR family transcriptional regulator; this encodes MAEHKNTIDSVERSLEILELIGDREPAGVSEIAREVPISKSTVYAHLSTLTSAGYVTKTDGKYELSCKVLRLGSSVQERFDLYQQAKQHVDELASETGEPTNLVIEENGLGTCLYATNPRNSADVFMSSGETNYMHATGTGKAILAHRPREDVEAIIDQHGLPEMTENTITDEEVLFDELEEIRERGLSFDQEETINGLCCIAAPIIADEEPVGAVSVSGPVNRFTNEERRDELMQAVKEIANVIELRIVFS
- a CDS encoding LUD domain-containing protein; the encoded protein is MTSAAVETFERSLENLPVTFERVDSGEFRSAVESRIDPPAVGVSLPFDGVSLEDTSVNLNPTSEDVLEARTGVTPGGPSIAEFGTVVVASAFDGASYASLFPETHVVVVAASEIVETIDDALETLAGEIDGGLTSAILTTGPSATADMGAPVYGAHGPESLHVIILGDR